A window of the Tropheryma whipplei str. Twist genome harbors these coding sequences:
- a CDS encoding ABC transporter ATP-binding protein, with translation MSNPNIVATQSAIREDVEISNWSFSHSGETIINNLSLSIRQGERVLIIGPSGCGKSTLLLALAGLVHGFRGSILIGGEQPAPDQTAFVMQDPDSQVIFPNIGDEVAFPLELTMPNRRDIWEAVSMGLKSVGLSLPTTTQSDKLSHGQKQCLSIACAFASCPKILLLDEPLASLDKNSTEQVLKCFDSLFDVMGSSFAYTTFITGHDVEPWINRVDRVVVFNSKGSLSYDLPVGAIKNNKAILQKAGVFYKHRTLGNRSGPRTLHDSNRPVIMEVTNLAVTRGKNNLFENVTFQVHSGECIAIIGPNGVGKTSILLTVSGLMRAKRGDIFFECCMHDSRGRCQYSCGMNRDILTHTSPCGSFRNMHPPARCIKKPRHMARNLRKHTAIVMQNPEHQFLASSVDRELALGKGNCFGNDDLLERLNLLDAKSLNPFTLSWGQKRRLALAISVSMRPRILLLDEPLVGQDADISDQIVDFLIDLKLKGLGILIATHSKPLIDALADRVMELKAGEIAWK, from the coding sequence ATGAGTAATCCGAATATTGTAGCTACACAATCCGCGATACGCGAGGATGTTGAGATCAGCAACTGGTCTTTTTCTCATTCGGGTGAGACGATCATCAATAATCTCTCTCTCAGTATCAGGCAGGGTGAACGTGTTCTTATAATCGGGCCATCAGGTTGTGGTAAATCCACTTTACTGTTAGCCCTTGCAGGGCTTGTACACGGATTCCGGGGCAGTATTCTGATTGGAGGTGAACAACCCGCTCCTGACCAAACTGCTTTTGTTATGCAAGACCCTGATAGTCAGGTTATTTTTCCAAATATTGGTGATGAAGTTGCATTTCCGCTAGAACTTACAATGCCCAATAGGCGAGATATTTGGGAAGCAGTTAGCATGGGCTTAAAAAGCGTTGGTCTTAGCCTCCCGACCACAACCCAAAGTGACAAGTTATCACACGGCCAAAAGCAATGTCTTAGCATAGCGTGCGCTTTCGCGTCCTGCCCAAAGATTCTGCTTTTGGATGAGCCACTTGCAAGCCTTGATAAAAACAGTACCGAGCAAGTGCTCAAGTGCTTCGATAGTCTATTTGATGTCATGGGTAGCAGTTTCGCTTACACAACGTTTATAACCGGCCATGACGTTGAACCTTGGATAAATCGCGTAGACAGAGTAGTTGTGTTTAATTCAAAAGGCTCACTCAGCTACGACCTTCCCGTGGGCGCAATAAAAAATAATAAAGCTATCCTACAGAAAGCAGGAGTTTTTTATAAACACAGAACCCTGGGTAATAGGTCAGGCCCACGTACACTGCATGATTCCAACCGACCTGTAATTATGGAAGTTACAAATCTTGCTGTTACACGTGGTAAGAATAATCTCTTTGAGAATGTGACTTTCCAAGTGCATTCCGGAGAATGCATAGCGATAATAGGACCTAATGGCGTCGGTAAAACCAGTATTTTACTTACTGTCTCGGGGCTAATGCGCGCCAAGCGCGGTGACATATTCTTTGAATGCTGTATGCATGACTCGCGTGGTAGATGTCAATATTCCTGCGGCATGAATAGAGATATTCTCACACATACATCACCCTGTGGCAGTTTTCGAAATATGCATCCCCCTGCGCGCTGCATAAAAAAACCAAGACATATGGCACGCAATCTTAGAAAACATACTGCAATTGTTATGCAAAATCCGGAGCATCAATTTTTGGCATCCTCAGTCGATAGGGAATTAGCCCTCGGTAAGGGTAATTGTTTCGGAAATGATGATTTGTTAGAAAGACTTAATCTTCTTGATGCAAAATCATTAAACCCTTTCACTTTGTCATGGGGGCAGAAACGCCGTCTTGCTCTTGCAATCTCTGTCTCCATGAGGCCAAGGATTCTTTTACTCGATGAGCCACTTGTTGGTCAAGATGCTGATATCTCTGATCAGATAGTTGATTTTCTTATTGATTTGAAGCTCAAGGGTCTTGGAATCCTTATTGCAACACACAGTAAGCCATTAATTGATGCTCTTGCTGACAGAGTTATGGAACTCAAAGCGGGGGAGATTGCATGGAAATAA
- the gatB gene encoding Asp-tRNA(Asn)/Glu-tRNA(Gln) amidotransferase subunit GatB — protein sequence MSEVVTYEDALKDFEPIIGLEVHVELSTQTKLFSSAPNIAGPLASCASQGPNTLVTPVCLGLPGSLPTVNERAVDYGIALGLALGCSIADELIFARKNYFYPDLPKNYQISQFDSPLAYDGKLEVETESGDVFFVEIERAHLEEDAGKLAHKSSTGRIQGAQYSLIDYNRSGVPLVEIVSRPVFADRCAPQVARVFVELIREIVLSLGVSNARLERGNIRCDANVSLRPRGLGAGILPNRTETKNLNSLRSIERAIRYEIQRQATLISSGELVRQETRHWREDRGITLSGRVKADSHEYRYFPEPDLLPIPIPSDKVEAIRLSMPEHPLALRRRLKAEWKFSDLQFRDVLNSSVLKQVDETVRAGATPDGAKKWWTGEITRIASQRRCNASDLISPEAVAEIELLISKGILNDSLARKVLAAVIDESLSVQQAIEKYDLSLTESASVERVLEKVLSENQEVVQKVISGKTQAVGVLVGSCMKALGGKADASKLRQTILNRLLPR from the coding sequence GTGAGCGAGGTTGTTACTTATGAGGATGCACTCAAGGATTTTGAGCCGATTATTGGCCTTGAGGTGCATGTTGAACTTTCGACGCAAACCAAATTGTTTTCTTCAGCCCCCAATATTGCCGGACCCCTTGCCTCTTGCGCATCGCAAGGGCCCAACACTCTTGTAACTCCTGTTTGCTTGGGGTTGCCTGGCTCCTTGCCGACCGTAAACGAACGAGCTGTCGATTATGGCATAGCCCTGGGTCTCGCTCTTGGCTGTTCTATTGCAGATGAATTAATATTCGCGAGAAAGAATTATTTTTATCCCGATCTGCCAAAAAATTATCAGATATCACAATTTGATTCTCCACTGGCATATGACGGAAAACTTGAGGTTGAAACGGAAAGCGGTGATGTGTTTTTTGTTGAAATCGAGAGGGCACATCTTGAGGAAGATGCCGGGAAACTTGCCCATAAGAGTTCAACCGGCAGAATTCAGGGTGCACAGTATTCTCTAATTGATTACAACCGTTCCGGTGTGCCTCTAGTTGAAATTGTTTCTAGACCTGTTTTTGCCGATAGGTGCGCCCCCCAGGTGGCGAGGGTGTTTGTTGAACTGATTAGGGAAATTGTCCTTTCCCTTGGCGTGTCTAATGCTCGGTTAGAGCGGGGAAATATTCGGTGCGATGCAAATGTTTCTCTTCGCCCACGTGGGCTGGGTGCAGGCATTCTACCTAATAGAACCGAAACTAAGAACCTAAATTCCCTGCGTTCTATTGAGCGGGCTATTAGATACGAAATTCAGCGACAAGCAACACTTATTTCTTCTGGCGAGCTTGTACGGCAAGAAACACGGCATTGGCGCGAGGATCGGGGCATAACCCTATCAGGTCGTGTAAAAGCTGATTCTCATGAGTATCGCTATTTTCCTGAACCTGATCTTTTGCCCATTCCTATTCCTTCGGACAAAGTAGAGGCAATCAGGTTATCGATGCCAGAGCACCCCTTGGCACTTCGTCGTCGCCTTAAGGCTGAATGGAAATTTAGTGATCTTCAGTTTCGTGATGTACTAAATTCCTCGGTTCTAAAACAAGTTGATGAAACTGTCAGAGCAGGCGCAACGCCAGATGGCGCAAAAAAATGGTGGACAGGTGAGATTACGAGAATTGCTTCCCAACGACGCTGCAACGCTTCAGATTTGATCTCCCCGGAGGCAGTTGCAGAGATTGAGTTACTAATAAGTAAGGGAATCCTGAATGACAGCCTTGCAAGAAAGGTACTTGCGGCTGTTATTGATGAGTCATTGAGCGTACAGCAAGCGATCGAAAAATACGATTTATCTCTCACAGAGAGCGCTTCTGTAGAGAGAGTTCTTGAGAAAGTTCTTAGTGAAAATCAGGAAGTTGTACAAAAGGTAATTTCTGGCAAAACCCAAGCTGTCGGCGTATTGGTCGGCAGCTGTATGAAGGCCCTGGGTGGTAAGGCAGATGCCTCAAAGCTTCGACAGACTATCCTGAATAGACTCCTTCCACGGTAA
- the ligA gene encoding NAD-dependent DNA ligase LigA, which produces MPHPDGDLDRRIELLTAQIIAARKAYYQENTSLMSDVEYDALEHELKDAEHAKGFSDRNSPSLTVGIAAQLNLFEPVKHIEPMLSLDNVFSLDQLHSWYEKTKKICPEGDQCTFVCELKIDGVGVSLRYANGYLISAATRGDGAIGEDITQNMLYVPSIPPRIALPGIFEIRGEAFIKRDEFDRINQLSLERSKQFANPRNFVSGCIRTKTPNMRYLESISFYAHGFTQVYGYTSGGMNLHSDITASGGVKTEIEHGMFSAYSRLSECKIPVNSYNRLCTNFSEIESYIENIRLNRQCVPYAIDGIVVKIDSLQKQALLGSTTKAPRWAVAYKFPSESTVTRLLDIEVSVGRTGRVTPYAVLQPIQLDGSEVSRATLHNQKVIGDKDLLIGDYVRIRKAGDIVPEVLCALPEKRDGSEVLFKMPSLCPSCGAELMPSKLGDIDLRCPNMQSCLVQLAGRLEYIGSRGVLDIAYLAEENAYALSHLRKFGKSAEVQLFKITIDDLVALEFMYKGNMRSPFRKKGDSFPGFEEPTKSAQDMVDSIERAKRSPLWKFLLALNIRHIGPASAKALADHFGSIESIINAKIDELLKVRSLGETIAISVHDWFRDPWRVELVNTWRSDGALFGH; this is translated from the coding sequence ATGCCTCATCCTGACGGGGATCTTGATAGACGCATTGAACTTCTAACGGCCCAGATAATTGCGGCACGGAAGGCGTATTATCAAGAGAACACCTCTCTCATGAGTGATGTTGAGTATGATGCCCTGGAGCATGAGCTAAAAGATGCCGAGCATGCAAAAGGCTTTTCTGACCGCAATTCACCTAGCTTAACAGTTGGGATTGCCGCACAGCTAAACCTATTTGAGCCCGTGAAACACATCGAGCCAATGTTGAGTTTAGATAATGTTTTTTCGCTCGATCAACTCCATTCATGGTACGAAAAGACAAAGAAGATTTGCCCTGAGGGTGATCAATGCACATTTGTTTGTGAGCTGAAAATTGATGGCGTTGGTGTGAGTTTGCGTTATGCAAACGGGTATTTGATTTCAGCAGCTACCAGAGGTGATGGTGCTATCGGCGAGGATATAACCCAAAACATGTTATATGTTCCGTCCATCCCTCCCAGGATCGCTTTACCGGGAATATTTGAAATTCGCGGCGAAGCTTTTATAAAGCGCGATGAGTTTGACAGAATAAACCAATTGTCATTGGAGCGTAGCAAGCAGTTTGCGAATCCAAGAAATTTTGTAAGCGGATGTATAAGAACAAAAACACCAAATATGCGATACTTGGAGTCAATTTCCTTCTATGCTCATGGATTTACGCAAGTTTATGGATATACCTCAGGAGGTATGAATCTTCACTCTGATATAACTGCTTCTGGCGGCGTTAAGACTGAAATAGAACATGGTATGTTTTCTGCATATTCCAGGCTGTCTGAATGTAAAATCCCAGTAAACTCGTACAATCGCCTGTGCACTAATTTCTCTGAAATCGAGTCTTATATTGAAAACATTCGATTGAATCGGCAGTGCGTTCCGTACGCAATCGACGGTATCGTTGTAAAGATCGATAGCCTCCAAAAACAGGCACTTTTAGGCAGTACAACAAAAGCACCACGGTGGGCTGTTGCGTATAAATTTCCTTCTGAATCTACTGTAACGCGTCTTCTCGATATAGAAGTGAGTGTTGGAAGAACGGGACGTGTAACGCCTTATGCCGTTCTTCAACCAATTCAACTCGATGGGTCTGAAGTATCGCGTGCAACTTTGCATAATCAGAAGGTAATAGGTGATAAGGATTTACTAATCGGTGATTACGTGAGGATCAGAAAAGCTGGCGATATTGTTCCCGAGGTGCTTTGCGCCCTGCCAGAGAAACGCGATGGCAGTGAGGTTTTATTCAAGATGCCATCGCTCTGTCCGTCGTGCGGTGCAGAACTTATGCCAAGTAAGTTAGGGGATATCGACCTTAGGTGTCCAAATATGCAGAGCTGTCTTGTACAGCTCGCGGGACGTCTTGAGTATATAGGTTCACGCGGTGTGCTGGATATTGCTTACCTTGCAGAAGAGAATGCATACGCCCTGAGTCACCTTAGAAAGTTCGGAAAGTCTGCGGAGGTTCAACTCTTTAAAATTACAATTGATGATCTGGTTGCTCTTGAATTTATGTATAAAGGAAACATGCGATCGCCTTTTCGTAAAAAGGGTGATAGTTTCCCAGGATTTGAGGAACCCACAAAATCTGCACAGGATATGGTAGATAGTATTGAAAGAGCAAAGCGGTCCCCACTCTGGAAATTTCTGCTCGCGCTAAATATACGTCATATCGGTCCCGCATCCGCAAAGGCTCTGGCAGATCATTTTGGCTCTATTGAATCCATAATAAATGCCAAAATAGATGAATTGCTGAAGGTTAGATCCTTAGGAGAAACAATAGCTATTTCGGTGCATGACTGGTTTAGAGACCCATGGCGGGTGGAATTGGTTAATACTTGGCGTTCCGATGGAGCACTTTTTGGGCATTAA
- a CDS encoding endonuclease/exonuclease/phosphatase family protein, translating into MIKKIFLICFFVSCSALFFISDTLPEQVRYISQDFLPWLIVPILIFLVPSLIRFSLIPSLVGTITVIFWATQIGISALPSGESQVPDLTIVTQDMNSEASVSEAQTTHRSRNNSPPDNINRDVKTLLESNPDIIALQGIKNAAIGTLVGSLSPSFPFWHIFGTVGIWSKKPLENAVMLQLGSKLTSAGKIDIKISKEQTVRMYVVSLRKNQLDRLAQDEYEGMIKDLSVYLSQENSEKLIVVGGFGMSARDSRFKKLLKNNLKDMHTASWGFDFTWPSVFPLIDLDHILSTGFTATGGKLIHLEGSDHKGILMGLKHT; encoded by the coding sequence GTGATAAAGAAAATATTCCTCATATGTTTTTTTGTCTCATGCAGTGCTTTATTTTTCATAAGTGACACCCTGCCCGAACAAGTGCGATATATCTCTCAAGATTTTCTACCATGGCTTATCGTGCCCATTCTTATTTTCCTGGTACCCTCGCTGATAAGGTTTTCCCTTATCCCCTCCCTGGTTGGCACAATCACGGTCATTTTCTGGGCAACTCAAATCGGAATTAGCGCCCTCCCGTCAGGTGAGAGTCAAGTGCCTGATTTAACCATTGTTACTCAGGATATGAACTCTGAAGCGAGTGTAAGCGAAGCGCAAACTACACACCGGTCAAGAAATAACTCACCTCCGGACAATATTAACAGGGATGTAAAAACACTATTAGAAAGCAATCCAGACATCATCGCATTACAGGGAATAAAGAATGCTGCAATAGGCACCCTGGTCGGGAGCCTTTCCCCAAGCTTTCCATTCTGGCATATTTTTGGAACTGTAGGTATTTGGTCAAAAAAACCACTTGAGAATGCAGTTATGCTCCAGCTTGGCTCCAAGCTAACAAGTGCCGGAAAAATCGACATAAAAATATCTAAGGAACAAACTGTGCGGATGTATGTTGTAAGCCTCCGGAAAAATCAACTAGACAGGTTGGCTCAAGATGAATACGAAGGTATGATAAAAGATTTGTCAGTTTATCTTTCTCAAGAGAATTCAGAAAAACTAATCGTTGTTGGTGGTTTTGGAATGAGTGCAAGAGATTCGAGATTCAAAAAACTCCTGAAAAATAACCTTAAAGACATGCACACTGCGTCGTGGGGTTTTGATTTCACGTGGCCATCCGTTTTCCCGCTTATAGATTTAGACCACATACTCTCGACAGGTTTTACGGCGACAGGCGGCAAGCTAATACACCTAGAGGGCAGTGATCACAAGGGGATTCTCATGGGACTCAAGCACACCTGA
- a CDS encoding cysteine desulfurase family protein has translation MFGTYLDYAAHAPLMPEAAAVYQEFCNMPGNASSSHFYGRHMRAVIEKAKEGILTALNAPPGTEVSFTSGGTESINTCIYGTYLFRNSFVSHINDGNISKKIILANPADHTAQLSSIKSLPYAEIVWLPIDKYARVLPDSLEQAILQKDPNKIALFACTWVNSELGTISPVYDYARICQTYDIPVHIDSVAATSLIDFSRLVGKVSLSIAGHKIGAPPGTGAILSSFSFPPLLRGGNQQRLRSGSVDPLGSTSLSIALNRKVQSLRALRQRLVEVVLSAVPEAVVNSDTQDSSDAILNVSFPGCSSDTLLYLFDEAKIAISSGSACHSGVIQPSHVMSAVGLKPDLAKATLRFSLGWASTFDDIEVLSQNLGDIYKKALIAK, from the coding sequence ATGTTCGGTACTTATCTAGACTATGCTGCTCATGCCCCCTTGATGCCTGAAGCTGCCGCCGTTTATCAGGAGTTTTGCAATATGCCCGGCAATGCTTCTTCATCGCATTTCTATGGCAGGCATATGCGTGCTGTTATTGAAAAGGCAAAAGAAGGAATCCTTACTGCACTAAACGCTCCACCCGGGACGGAAGTTTCCTTTACAAGCGGAGGAACAGAATCTATCAATACCTGTATATATGGGACATATCTATTCAGAAATTCTTTTGTTAGTCATATAAACGATGGGAATATCAGCAAAAAGATTATTCTGGCCAATCCTGCAGATCACACGGCGCAGCTCAGCAGTATAAAGAGTTTGCCTTATGCCGAGATAGTATGGCTGCCGATTGATAAATATGCAAGGGTGCTTCCTGATAGCCTCGAGCAGGCAATACTGCAGAAGGATCCAAATAAAATTGCTCTTTTTGCTTGCACGTGGGTTAATAGCGAGCTCGGTACGATCTCTCCAGTTTATGACTACGCCAGGATATGTCAAACATATGATATTCCTGTCCACATTGATTCCGTTGCGGCAACCAGTTTAATTGATTTTTCGCGGCTGGTTGGGAAAGTTTCTCTCTCAATTGCAGGTCACAAAATTGGAGCACCCCCCGGCACAGGTGCCATTTTGTCATCATTCTCGTTTCCACCACTTTTACGAGGTGGGAATCAACAAAGACTCAGGTCTGGGTCGGTGGATCCGCTTGGTTCAACATCCCTGTCTATTGCATTAAACAGAAAAGTTCAATCTTTGAGGGCATTGCGACAGCGCTTGGTCGAGGTGGTTTTGTCTGCCGTTCCAGAGGCAGTTGTAAATTCTGACACTCAGGACAGTAGTGACGCAATTCTTAATGTTTCGTTTCCCGGCTGTTCATCTGACACGCTGCTTTATCTGTTCGATGAGGCAAAAATAGCTATCTCATCCGGTTCCGCCTGCCATTCCGGGGTTATTCAGCCATCACATGTCATGAGCGCGGTGGGCCTCAAGCCAGATTTGGCAAAGGCAACACTCCGGTTTTCCCTTGGCTGGGCTAGTACATTTGATGACATAGAGGTACTGTCCCAAAATCTTGGTGACATATACAAAAAGGCTTTGATCGCGAAATAA
- the gatA gene encoding Asp-tRNA(Asn)/Glu-tRNA(Gln) amidotransferase subunit GatA, translated as MIRRAPFLILLRFCRMGKMACSGYPPFQGRIVLSEMPAHRLAALIRSKEVSALEVAESFIDNIEASDSRICAFLYTDFSYTRDVARRVDEELKSATKLSPLAGVPIAVKDMILTRDMPTTAGSKILEGWIPPYNATVIERISRARMPILGKTNQDEFGMGSSTEYSAYKTTRNPWDLSRTAGGSGGGSSAAVSASQAPLALGTDTGGSIRLPAHCTGTVGIRPTYGSVSRYGVIALASSFDQVGPCSSNILDAALLHEVIAGYDPADAVSIKDQDLNFSQAAYEGANRGISGVRLGFVNPSNWCNSKITDLFGRTLKSLESEGAVLHEVQFPNFDHAVQAYYLIMQAEASSNLSRYDSIRFGPQEMAASASGTVSKTRSIRFGPEVKRRILLGTHILSAGYYDDFYMSAQKIRLLVKRDFAKIFSLVDVLLLPTAPTPAFKLGEKIDHHTSMYKSDTATTPASLAGLPAGSIPMGVIDGLPVGLQIIAPGQFDSRVYSTGAAIEQIIGDIHAMKNTKHNTGQTA; from the coding sequence ATGATACGCCGGGCCCCGTTCTTGATATTGCTCCGGTTCTGTCGAATGGGGAAGATGGCATGTTCCGGATATCCGCCATTTCAGGGGAGGATAGTGCTTTCTGAAATGCCGGCTCACAGGCTGGCCGCCCTGATTCGCTCGAAAGAAGTAAGTGCACTTGAGGTCGCTGAGAGTTTTATAGACAATATTGAAGCCTCGGACTCGCGCATATGCGCATTTCTATATACAGATTTTTCATATACCCGTGACGTTGCAAGAAGGGTAGATGAAGAGCTAAAGTCTGCAACAAAACTTTCGCCATTAGCCGGCGTGCCAATTGCCGTGAAAGACATGATTCTAACAAGGGATATGCCCACAACCGCCGGATCAAAGATTCTGGAAGGGTGGATTCCACCGTACAACGCTACTGTAATAGAGCGTATTTCTCGTGCCCGTATGCCAATTCTAGGAAAAACGAATCAGGATGAATTTGGGATGGGCTCATCTACCGAATATTCTGCCTACAAAACGACAAGAAATCCGTGGGATTTGAGCAGGACTGCGGGCGGCTCAGGGGGTGGTTCCTCTGCGGCTGTGTCAGCTTCCCAGGCACCTTTGGCTCTAGGTACTGATACCGGTGGATCTATTAGATTACCCGCTCACTGTACCGGAACTGTCGGGATAAGGCCAACGTATGGGAGTGTCAGTCGCTATGGAGTAATTGCCCTTGCAAGTTCCTTTGATCAGGTTGGTCCTTGCTCTAGCAATATTCTTGATGCCGCCCTCTTGCACGAGGTTATTGCTGGGTATGATCCTGCGGATGCTGTCTCTATAAAAGATCAGGATCTAAACTTTTCGCAAGCTGCCTATGAAGGTGCTAACAGGGGTATTTCTGGGGTTAGGCTAGGTTTCGTAAACCCAAGCAATTGGTGTAATTCAAAAATCACAGACCTTTTTGGAAGAACTTTGAAGAGCTTGGAGTCTGAGGGTGCAGTTCTGCATGAGGTACAGTTTCCGAATTTTGACCACGCGGTTCAAGCTTATTATTTGATAATGCAGGCCGAAGCATCCTCGAACCTGTCTCGTTATGATTCTATTCGGTTTGGTCCACAGGAGATGGCAGCTTCTGCAAGTGGGACTGTATCAAAAACTCGGTCTATTCGGTTTGGTCCCGAGGTCAAGAGGAGAATTCTCCTTGGCACTCATATTCTTTCTGCCGGTTATTATGATGACTTTTATATGTCAGCTCAAAAAATTCGTTTATTGGTAAAGCGTGACTTTGCCAAGATATTTTCCTTAGTTGATGTTCTTCTTTTACCAACGGCACCCACGCCCGCCTTTAAACTCGGCGAAAAGATTGACCATCATACTTCCATGTATAAGTCCGACACAGCGACCACTCCGGCCAGTTTAGCTGGTTTACCAGCCGGAAGTATTCCTATGGGAGTGATTGATGGTTTACCTGTTGGGTTACAGATAATTGCACCCGGTCAATTTGACAGTAGGGTATATTCTACGGGCGCTGCAATCGAACAGATAATCGGGGACATACATGCAATGAAAAACACAAAGCATAATACGGGGCAAACAGCGTGA
- a CDS encoding Asp-tRNA(Asn)/Glu-tRNA(Gln) amidotransferase subunit GatC codes for MSISIDQVKSLARLACIDVTDSEADVLSRELSQIIDRLGFVKNGISDKSITGDVSEPLSNNTGCFRHDTPGPVLDIAPVLSNGEDGMFRISAISGEDSAF; via the coding sequence TTGTCGATAAGTATCGACCAGGTTAAGTCCCTTGCCCGCTTGGCGTGCATTGACGTTACTGACTCTGAGGCTGATGTGCTTTCCAGGGAGCTTAGTCAGATTATTGACAGACTCGGTTTTGTCAAAAATGGGATATCGGATAAGAGCATAACAGGCGACGTATCTGAGCCCTTGTCCAACAATACTGGCTGTTTTCGCCATGATACGCCGGGCCCCGTTCTTGATATTGCTCCGGTTCTGTCGAATGGGGAAGATGGCATGTTCCGGATATCCGCCATTTCAGGGGAGGATAGTGCTTTCTGA
- the mnmA gene encoding tRNA 2-thiouridine(34) synthase MnmA: MKVLAAMSGGVDSAVAAARAVDMGHDVVGVHLALSRSASGKRGCCTPRDAQDAAQAAQAIGIPFYVWDFSEEFQEKVIDNFISEYSAGRTPNPCLRCNEHIKFSSLLRRALALGFDAVCTGHYARVFLDEDGTYQLHRASSWAKDQSYVLAVLQQAQLKHCYFPLGATPSKKLVRQEADERGLKVSKKPDSHDVCFIPSSNTGAWLSQRIGRRDGDIIDDLGQRVGSHTGAFAYTVGQRKGLRLSSPAWDGKPRYVLDIEPISNTVVVGPRESLRVDELSGAFTTTGWCFTSRPIECSVQVRAHSDPVSAIAFIRDDVLVVRPDEPVFAVAKGQSAAIYRGTRVLGQLMIDNTKKYASS, from the coding sequence GTGAAGGTCTTGGCTGCTATGAGTGGCGGTGTCGATTCCGCCGTCGCCGCCGCGCGTGCGGTAGATATGGGTCACGATGTCGTTGGAGTTCACTTGGCACTCAGCCGTAGTGCTTCTGGCAAAAGGGGCTGTTGCACCCCTCGGGATGCGCAAGATGCTGCCCAGGCTGCACAGGCAATTGGGATTCCGTTTTACGTGTGGGACTTTTCTGAGGAGTTTCAAGAGAAGGTTATTGATAATTTCATTTCAGAGTATTCTGCCGGAAGAACCCCAAATCCATGCCTTCGTTGCAATGAACACATAAAGTTTTCTTCACTTCTGCGGCGTGCCTTAGCTCTCGGCTTTGACGCTGTTTGCACAGGTCATTATGCTCGTGTTTTCTTGGATGAAGATGGAACCTATCAGCTTCATAGGGCGAGTTCTTGGGCCAAGGATCAATCATATGTTTTAGCTGTTCTGCAACAGGCGCAGCTAAAGCACTGTTATTTTCCACTTGGTGCAACCCCATCAAAGAAACTCGTACGTCAGGAAGCGGACGAAAGAGGGCTCAAGGTTTCCAAAAAGCCAGACTCTCATGACGTATGTTTTATTCCGAGCTCTAATACGGGAGCCTGGCTGTCACAGAGGATTGGCAGACGGGACGGAGATATAATCGATGATCTCGGTCAGAGAGTTGGCTCTCACACTGGCGCGTTTGCATACACTGTGGGCCAAAGGAAGGGCTTACGTCTATCTAGTCCAGCCTGGGACGGAAAGCCACGTTATGTTTTAGATATTGAACCTATCAGTAACACGGTTGTTGTTGGCCCTCGCGAATCTCTCAGGGTCGATGAGCTCTCTGGTGCGTTTACAACAACAGGATGGTGTTTTACCTCTCGGCCTATTGAGTGTTCAGTTCAGGTTAGGGCTCACTCGGATCCTGTTAGCGCAATTGCATTTATTCGTGACGATGTTCTTGTGGTAAGACCTGATGAACCCGTTTTTGCAGTTGCAAAGGGGCAAAGTGCGGCTATTTATCGTGGAACAAGAGTTCTTGGACAGCTTATGATTGACAACACGAAGAAATATGCCTCATCCTGA
- a CDS encoding ECF transporter S component — MIRRVIDIVYATVLSVVYALILLSLNYAYGLLSLLFSILPGISGVLTGLFVLGGPLGGIIVRKPGAAVFVSTLGALIESTLGVQWGWLNLLYGFAQGLAAETIFLICCYRIYTPFIAILSGLSAVSSGLFVEIILAALLEHTSLYIVIYVSTSLISGAAIGIFSWKIYLALKKSGALDPLDTFK, encoded by the coding sequence GTGATCCGTCGTGTTATTGACATAGTCTATGCAACCGTTTTATCCGTTGTGTATGCTCTGATTCTGCTGTCTCTTAATTACGCCTATGGCTTGCTGAGCCTATTGTTTTCCATATTGCCCGGCATATCTGGCGTGCTTACTGGGCTTTTTGTGCTTGGTGGGCCACTTGGCGGGATTATTGTGCGAAAACCCGGTGCAGCAGTTTTTGTATCAACCCTTGGGGCGCTTATTGAATCAACCCTCGGGGTTCAGTGGGGCTGGCTTAACCTACTTTATGGTTTTGCGCAAGGGCTGGCGGCAGAGACAATATTTCTGATCTGTTGCTATAGGATCTATACGCCTTTTATCGCTATTCTTTCCGGACTCTCTGCTGTATCTTCAGGGCTTTTTGTGGAAATCATACTGGCCGCATTACTTGAACATACTAGCTTGTACATTGTTATTTATGTGTCAACCTCTTTGATAAGTGGGGCAGCTATAGGCATTTTTTCATGGAAAATCTATCTCGCCCTGAAGAAATCTGGCGCTCTGGACCCTCTTGATACTTTCAAGTAA